One segment of Streptomyces sp. NBC_00576 DNA contains the following:
- a CDS encoding lysine N(6)-hydroxylase/L-ornithine N(5)-oxygenase family protein — protein sequence MTDKHFGVLGIGVGPANLSLAALLYPHRDLPSLFLDRKEAFSWHDGQQIPGTSLQVSMLKDLVSLADPTSKFSFLNYLHDQGRIYHFINAQFDEVPRQEFRNYLEWASWRMKNIVFGEEVRSVDFDGVFKVRTDERVLTADNISVGVGSRPWIPPTGQGWDSPSQFHVCDFVDNAVDLGGKRVVVVGGGQSGAEAFLDLISREGRQLPSRVSWFSRRRNFLPIDDSPFTNDFYMPCYSEYFYGLERATRERINQENVLSSDGISESTLRAIYQRTYYHRFIARSPGLIRLYPNREITGVAQAGAGWDLTVVNKDRPDEPRHVTTDVIVWSTGFRTGLLELLDPLADRLDREGGEYPVDRDYAVRWDGPEGHNIFIQNGTPTQRGLADKNLSLLAWRSQRIVDRLRGVQREEQLSSFVEWANEGSEDGELRGRV from the coding sequence ATGACCGACAAGCACTTCGGTGTGCTCGGTATCGGTGTGGGTCCGGCCAATCTCAGCCTGGCCGCGCTGTTGTATCCGCACCGGGACCTGCCCAGCCTGTTCCTCGACCGCAAGGAAGCCTTCAGCTGGCACGACGGCCAGCAGATCCCCGGCACCTCACTGCAGGTGTCGATGTTGAAGGACCTGGTCAGCCTCGCCGATCCGACCAGCAAGTTCTCGTTCCTGAACTACCTGCACGACCAGGGGCGGATCTACCATTTCATCAACGCCCAGTTCGACGAAGTGCCACGACAGGAGTTCCGCAACTACCTGGAGTGGGCGAGCTGGCGCATGAAGAACATCGTGTTCGGCGAGGAAGTGCGGTCGGTCGACTTCGACGGCGTGTTCAAGGTGCGCACCGACGAGCGGGTGCTCACCGCGGACAACATCTCCGTCGGCGTCGGCAGCCGGCCGTGGATTCCGCCGACCGGGCAGGGCTGGGATTCGCCCAGCCAGTTCCATGTGTGCGACTTCGTCGACAACGCCGTCGATCTCGGTGGCAAGCGCGTCGTGGTGGTCGGCGGCGGGCAGTCGGGCGCAGAGGCCTTCCTGGACCTGATCTCCCGTGAAGGCAGGCAACTTCCCAGCAGGGTGTCGTGGTTCTCGCGGCGCCGCAATTTCCTGCCCATCGACGACTCACCGTTCACCAATGACTTCTACATGCCGTGTTACTCGGAGTACTTCTACGGCTTGGAACGAGCGACCCGTGAGCGGATCAACCAGGAGAACGTCCTGTCCAGCGACGGGATCTCCGAGTCGACGCTTCGTGCCATCTACCAGCGGACCTACTACCACCGGTTCATCGCGCGCTCGCCCGGTCTGATCAGGCTGTACCCGAACCGGGAGATCACGGGCGTGGCCCAGGCCGGTGCGGGATGGGACCTGACGGTGGTCAACAAGGACCGGCCCGACGAACCCCGACATGTGACGACCGACGTGATCGTCTGGTCGACCGGCTTCCGCACCGGACTGCTGGAACTGCTCGACCCCTTGGCGGACCGGCTCGACCGCGAGGGCGGCGAGTACCCGGTGGACCGGGACTACGCGGTGCGCTGGGACGGCCCCGAGGGCCACAACATCTTCATCCAGAACGGAACCCCCACGCAGCGTGGTCTCGCCGACAAGAACCTGAGCCTTCTGGCGTGGCGCAGCCAGCGCATCGTCGACCGCCTGCGCGGTGTACAGCGGGAAGAACAGCTCTCCTCCTTCGTCGAGTGGGCGAACGAGGGCAGCGAGGACGGCGAGCTGCGAGGGAGGGTGTGA
- a CDS encoding acyl-CoA dehydrogenase family protein gives MTATISPSTFDTRILSLPLYEDHHRELAQRLVTWCAEHQDLLAAAGQPEADGLRILHALGDAGWLAFLDGGPDDYRALCLAREALAYRGDLADYAFSIQALAATPIRRFGTDDQRRRYLPGLAAGTLCGAFAVSEESAGSDVAAISLDARETETGWMLNGGKAWVANAGVADVYTVIARTGPGPGAFGLSAFLVPGTTPGLRVEPVPMIAPRAFGHLVFDDCALPREALLGRRGGGFPVAMEVLDRFRMTVGAAALGFARRAADAALARARDRPMLGGKLFDLPTVRAAFADMEVKLDAAALLVARSAWEIDHGGPRYARDSAVAKLYATEVAQEVVDSAVQIFGAAGLVRDSLLERLYRQIRSLRIYEGSSEVQQAVIASAIDPHRTHRGAS, from the coding sequence ATGACCGCGACCATCTCCCCCAGCACCTTCGACACACGGATTCTGTCGCTCCCCCTGTATGAAGATCACCACCGAGAACTGGCCCAGCGCCTGGTGACCTGGTGTGCGGAGCACCAGGACCTGCTCGCCGCTGCCGGCCAACCAGAAGCGGACGGCCTGCGGATCCTGCACGCGCTCGGCGACGCGGGCTGGCTGGCGTTCCTCGACGGCGGCCCTGACGACTACCGCGCGTTGTGCCTGGCGCGGGAGGCACTGGCGTACCGCGGCGATCTCGCTGACTACGCGTTCTCCATCCAGGCCCTCGCGGCCACCCCGATCCGCCGCTTCGGCACCGACGACCAACGCCGCCGGTATCTGCCAGGACTGGCAGCGGGCACGCTGTGCGGTGCCTTCGCGGTGTCCGAGGAGTCGGCGGGTTCGGACGTCGCCGCGATCAGTCTTGACGCGCGCGAGACGGAGACCGGCTGGATGCTCAACGGCGGTAAGGCCTGGGTGGCCAACGCGGGTGTCGCCGACGTCTACACGGTGATAGCGCGCACCGGTCCTGGGCCAGGTGCGTTCGGACTCAGCGCGTTTCTGGTGCCCGGGACCACCCCCGGCCTGCGCGTCGAGCCGGTGCCGATGATCGCCCCGCGTGCCTTCGGGCACCTGGTGTTCGACGACTGCGCGCTGCCGCGGGAGGCGTTGCTCGGCCGGCGTGGCGGCGGGTTCCCGGTCGCGATGGAGGTCCTCGACCGGTTCCGGATGACCGTCGGCGCCGCCGCGCTCGGCTTCGCCCGCCGGGCCGCCGACGCGGCGCTGGCCAGAGCACGCGACCGGCCGATGCTGGGCGGGAAGCTGTTCGACCTGCCCACAGTGCGCGCCGCCTTCGCCGACATGGAGGTCAAGCTGGACGCGGCCGCGCTGCTTGTGGCCCGGTCGGCCTGGGAGATCGACCACGGCGGCCCCCGCTACGCCAGGGATTCTGCGGTGGCCAAGCTCTACGCCACCGAGGTCGCACAGGAGGTCGTGGACAGCGCGGTGCAGATCTTCGGCGCGGCCGGCCTGGTCCGCGACAGCCTGCTGGAGCGGCTGTACCGGCAGATCCGGTCGCTGCGGATCTACGAGGGCTCGTCAGAAGTGCAGCAGGCGGTCATCGCGTCGGCGATCGATCCGCACAGGACACACCGAGGGGCATCATGA
- a CDS encoding class I tRNA ligase family protein encodes MRIDTFDPAALSDAFGIDMSTIDLLGVIGLGASWGRVAPGTRSDAHQHDEIEMFVIVSGSGEVVVDGARHPVQPGTVIKFDPFETHVLDNTGDTDVVFVTCYWREPRHAGEVAARPGRRRFAERPVFVFSTPPTPNGDLHLGHLSGPYLGADAFVRFQRMNGVRAWHLTGSDDYQSYVVAQAAQEKSTPEQVAAHYGAEITRTLELMDIRPDQFTVTSTDPGYREGLRDFFAALEASGKVARRELPALFDKETGQYLYEVDVSGTCPSCEAATNGNICEECGEPNNAADLVEARTRRSGAVRTGSVERLALPLHEFREVVTAHHRLGRVPARLRELAERVFTRETFELPLSHPAQWGVPPRGVDGQVIWVWPEMSYGFLHGIAELGARIGETWHPDKPEQNWKIVHFFGYDNSFYHSILYPVLYRLAFPDWEPDIDYHVNEFYLLDNRKFSTSRRHAVWGKDILSPETVDAVRFYLSRTRSEGERTNFEREAYTATVREVLIHRWQSWLDALGRRLNTRFAGVIPDAGIWTPEHTAFYARLGGRLAAVTAHLGQDGFSLRAATAELEGIVTDARAFAEREEVLAGASGWQSENRTAMALELAAARLLSRVATPVMPRFAARLAALLGESEPSWPSTVDLVPAGTRVDLTGQVFFASEPSASELSAPEPQEAAPDPLPWLAELVRSTLGLPAEAVVADRTLRELGASSLQAVAVQYQILERLDLDVPMSELLSERNVAALSQKLAEAVAR; translated from the coding sequence ATGAGGATCGACACCTTCGACCCCGCGGCGCTCAGCGACGCCTTCGGTATCGACATGAGCACGATCGATCTCCTTGGCGTGATCGGCCTCGGGGCGAGCTGGGGCCGGGTGGCGCCCGGCACGCGTTCCGACGCGCACCAGCATGACGAGATCGAGATGTTCGTCATCGTGTCGGGCAGCGGCGAGGTCGTGGTGGACGGCGCGCGGCATCCGGTCCAGCCGGGCACGGTCATCAAGTTCGACCCGTTCGAGACCCACGTCCTCGACAACACCGGTGATACCGATGTGGTTTTCGTGACCTGCTACTGGCGTGAGCCCCGGCACGCCGGGGAGGTGGCAGCGCGACCCGGTCGGCGGCGCTTCGCCGAGCGGCCGGTGTTCGTCTTCTCCACCCCGCCGACCCCCAACGGGGACCTGCACCTCGGACACCTGTCCGGCCCGTACCTCGGCGCGGACGCGTTCGTCCGGTTCCAGCGGATGAACGGAGTACGGGCCTGGCACCTGACGGGCAGCGATGACTACCAGAGCTATGTGGTCGCCCAGGCGGCGCAGGAGAAGAGCACGCCCGAGCAGGTCGCCGCACACTACGGCGCGGAGATCACCAGAACGCTCGAGCTGATGGACATCCGGCCCGACCAGTTCACCGTGACCAGCACGGATCCCGGATACCGCGAGGGACTGCGCGACTTCTTCGCCGCGCTGGAGGCCTCGGGCAAGGTGGCCCGGCGTGAACTGCCCGCGCTGTTCGACAAGGAGACCGGCCAGTACCTCTACGAGGTCGACGTATCCGGCACCTGTCCTTCCTGCGAGGCCGCCACCAACGGCAACATCTGCGAGGAGTGCGGCGAGCCCAACAACGCGGCCGACCTCGTCGAGGCGCGCACCCGCCGCTCGGGCGCGGTGCGTACGGGCAGCGTGGAGCGGCTCGCCCTGCCGTTGCACGAGTTCCGCGAGGTCGTCACCGCGCATCACCGCCTCGGCCGGGTGCCCGCACGTCTGCGTGAACTGGCCGAGCGGGTCTTCACGCGGGAGACCTTCGAACTGCCGCTGAGCCACCCGGCGCAGTGGGGGGTGCCGCCGCGCGGCGTCGACGGCCAGGTGATCTGGGTGTGGCCGGAGATGTCGTACGGCTTCCTGCACGGAATCGCCGAGCTGGGGGCCCGGATCGGCGAGACGTGGCACCCGGACAAGCCGGAACAGAACTGGAAGATCGTCCACTTCTTCGGCTACGACAACAGCTTCTACCATTCGATCCTCTACCCGGTGCTGTACCGGCTCGCGTTCCCGGACTGGGAGCCGGACATCGACTACCACGTCAACGAGTTCTACCTGCTGGACAACCGCAAGTTCTCCACCAGTCGGCGGCACGCGGTGTGGGGGAAGGACATCCTTTCGCCGGAGACGGTGGACGCGGTGCGCTTCTACCTGTCCCGCACCCGCTCGGAGGGAGAGCGCACCAACTTCGAGCGGGAGGCCTACACCGCGACCGTCCGCGAAGTGCTGATCCACAGGTGGCAGAGCTGGCTCGACGCCCTCGGCCGGCGACTGAACACGCGGTTCGCGGGAGTAATCCCGGACGCCGGAATCTGGACCCCCGAACACACCGCGTTCTATGCCCGGCTCGGCGGGCGCCTCGCGGCCGTGACCGCGCACCTCGGCCAGGACGGGTTCTCCTTACGGGCGGCCACCGCCGAGCTGGAAGGCATCGTCACCGACGCGCGCGCGTTCGCCGAGCGGGAGGAAGTGCTCGCCGGGGCGTCCGGGTGGCAGTCGGAGAACCGGACGGCGATGGCGCTGGAACTGGCGGCGGCCCGATTGCTGTCCAGGGTCGCCACACCGGTCATGCCACGCTTCGCCGCTCGCCTCGCCGCCCTGCTGGGCGAGAGCGAGCCCAGCTGGCCGTCCACCGTGGACCTGGTGCCGGCCGGCACCAGGGTGGACCTGACCGGTCAGGTGTTCTTCGCCTCCGAGCCCTCGGCCTCCGAGCTCTCGGCCCCCGAACCGCAGGAAGCCGCGCCGGACCCGTTGCCGTGGCTCGCCGAACTTGTCCGGAGCACACTCGGGCTGCCGGCGGAGGCGGTCGTGGCGGACAGGACGCTGCGCGAGCTCGGCGCGTCCTCGTTGCAGGCGGTCGCGGTGCAGTACCAGATCCTGGAGCGGCTGGATCTCGACGTACCGATGTCGGAATTGCTCTCCGAGCGGAACGTCGCCGCACTGAGCCAGAAGCTGGCCGAGGCGGTGGCCCGGTGA
- a CDS encoding NAD(P)/FAD-dependent oxidoreductase — protein sequence MDLGTVAVIGGGVIGSLVARQIVDQHPDSTVLLLDRDAVGCGASRRSAGLHFPRGASERVRRMSGYSQEFYEKLKADQPDAPIYAVGMSVLSQASRGDLEGIYTEPVRRNDSPAALDACGAEVRLPADMSVWDVRGAQYADVHRMVQAVVTGLRPRVGVREGVRVTALEPGGRGVGISLSTGERLTVDRVVLAPGPWLGAPAWADLVAPMGARIKKIVALHIDQPVAETDRAFVFHDEDAFLLPLAYRGHWLFSYTCRDWDVDPDQVGADLDARDVERAQECLSRYAPSLAPRCTSGRVFCDAYSVSGQPLVRRLDPDGRVVFAGAANGSGYRLAPAIAAEAVQLFEKSVKGNVR from the coding sequence ATGGATCTGGGCACAGTCGCGGTGATCGGCGGGGGCGTCATCGGCTCCCTGGTGGCGAGGCAGATCGTTGACCAGCACCCGGACAGCACGGTGTTGCTCCTCGATCGGGACGCGGTCGGCTGCGGCGCCAGCAGGCGCTCGGCCGGACTGCACTTCCCGCGCGGTGCGAGCGAGCGGGTGCGTCGGATGTCGGGATACAGCCAGGAGTTCTACGAAAAGCTCAAGGCCGACCAGCCTGATGCGCCGATCTATGCGGTCGGTATGTCGGTGTTGTCGCAAGCCAGTCGGGGCGACCTGGAAGGGATCTACACCGAGCCGGTCCGTCGAAACGATTCTCCCGCCGCGCTGGATGCCTGCGGCGCCGAAGTCCGCCTACCAGCTGACATGTCGGTGTGGGACGTTCGGGGCGCGCAGTACGCCGATGTGCACCGCATGGTCCAGGCGGTGGTCACCGGCCTGCGGCCGCGGGTCGGTGTGCGTGAGGGAGTCCGTGTCACCGCCCTGGAGCCGGGCGGCCGCGGGGTGGGGATCTCGCTCAGCACGGGTGAGCGGTTGACCGTCGACCGGGTCGTGCTCGCGCCGGGGCCGTGGCTGGGTGCGCCCGCGTGGGCCGATCTGGTCGCGCCGATGGGAGCGCGAATCAAGAAGATCGTCGCCCTGCACATCGACCAGCCAGTGGCCGAGACCGACCGGGCGTTCGTCTTCCACGACGAGGACGCCTTCCTGCTTCCCCTGGCCTACCGGGGGCACTGGCTGTTCAGCTACACCTGCCGCGACTGGGACGTCGACCCCGACCAGGTGGGCGCCGATCTTGATGCGCGCGACGTGGAGCGGGCCCAGGAATGCCTGAGCCGCTACGCGCCCTCGCTCGCCCCGCGTTGTACGTCCGGGCGCGTGTTCTGCGACGCCTACAGCGTTTCCGGGCAACCGCTGGTGCGCCGGCTGGACCCGGATGGCCGCGTGGTGTTCGCGGGCGCGGCCAACGGATCCGGCTATCGCCTCGCCCCGGCCATCGCCGCTGAGGCCGTCCAATTGTTCGAGAAGAGCGTGAAAGGGAATGTGCGATGA
- a CDS encoding iron-containing redox enzyme family protein translates to MSAFTLPDTFVVAPLSTSEFDPATGPLAAEVIAAGPESVYHRLVSDQESEVVFLLARHVLNGFLGASGSPTAQETREPGADGIAERTAQVGRQITEMLQPLREAEPRVRDAVLAQRAPLALIGGCWLDSVSQPATQPATVVNQLVRHQFVWRGEGNPRRSLQQLRTRALEGTGVFLPDVTAQDFLRQAQARPLTSWHGAYCLSLAKLSATFLPEVVGTHYVMAALGVDELLLGTRPLLTEAELRATLADYLALASPPVRSRLYAAVTRTLAMEMEHGKLLADVAEWHAGLSLDAQVAQIVARHAPFAGKQHRSVRVGGRPLTERFADPDSDLAAFIADFRASPQMKSREGGCRFVRAIKFGGPMFGIFDEREAATFQRWAEAIAAGDPPDIELIPNTAGDDVAHALAETIRATPPGIQSGTATRDDEREFLHRLVNIENFPNTLAIARANAEEGLARAEILFEHGDKGILTDASWFEYSPSALNERVDRIYWDKLVNPYQPLTELPDRDEVVFGQTTFALGSMIDGAWAHRIGATGRYTRRSDGMLYSIYADEMGRGDIGKNHITLIYQVLASLGIKVPHLRDTAFLDQDELPDHLYGFSLFQLSLALFPDSLYDEILGYNLGIEMFGLGTMRMHEMQKLRHHGFDVAYEEAHLSIDNLSAGHARQSAEIVIAYLHDVEKVSGADAVPSHWRRIWRGYASFAYFVEHELVAGLTRNEPVDVVI, encoded by the coding sequence ATGTCCGCTTTCACCCTGCCCGACACCTTCGTCGTAGCACCCCTGTCCACTTCCGAGTTCGACCCGGCCACCGGGCCGCTGGCCGCCGAAGTGATCGCCGCGGGCCCCGAGTCCGTCTACCACCGGTTGGTCAGCGATCAGGAGTCCGAGGTGGTGTTCCTCCTCGCCCGGCACGTGCTGAATGGTTTCCTCGGCGCGTCGGGCTCGCCGACCGCCCAGGAGACCCGTGAGCCGGGGGCCGATGGCATCGCAGAACGGACAGCCCAGGTGGGCCGGCAGATCACCGAGATGCTGCAACCGTTGCGCGAAGCCGAACCCCGGGTACGCGACGCCGTGCTGGCTCAGCGCGCGCCACTGGCCCTCATCGGGGGCTGCTGGCTCGACTCGGTCTCACAGCCCGCCACCCAACCCGCGACTGTGGTGAACCAGTTGGTACGCCACCAGTTCGTCTGGCGCGGCGAAGGCAATCCCCGGCGTTCGCTGCAGCAGCTGCGCACGCGCGCGCTGGAAGGAACGGGCGTGTTCCTGCCCGATGTCACGGCACAGGATTTCCTGCGGCAGGCGCAGGCCCGGCCGCTCACCTCCTGGCACGGCGCCTACTGCCTCAGCCTGGCCAAGCTGTCGGCGACGTTCCTGCCCGAAGTGGTCGGCACCCACTACGTCATGGCCGCGCTGGGCGTCGACGAACTGCTGCTCGGCACACGGCCCCTGCTCACCGAAGCGGAGTTGCGGGCCACGCTCGCCGACTACCTCGCACTGGCCTCACCGCCGGTCAGGAGCAGGCTGTACGCCGCGGTCACTCGCACGCTGGCGATGGAGATGGAGCACGGGAAACTGCTCGCCGACGTCGCCGAGTGGCACGCGGGTCTTTCGCTGGACGCGCAGGTCGCGCAGATCGTGGCCAGGCACGCTCCGTTCGCCGGCAAGCAGCACCGCAGCGTCCGTGTCGGTGGCCGGCCGCTGACCGAACGGTTCGCTGATCCTGACTCCGATCTGGCCGCGTTCATCGCCGATTTCCGGGCGTCACCCCAGATGAAGTCGCGCGAGGGCGGGTGCCGGTTCGTGCGGGCCATCAAGTTCGGTGGACCTATGTTCGGCATTTTCGACGAGCGCGAGGCGGCGACCTTCCAGCGGTGGGCCGAGGCGATCGCCGCAGGGGACCCGCCCGACATCGAGCTCATCCCGAACACGGCCGGTGACGATGTCGCGCACGCACTCGCGGAAACGATCCGCGCGACGCCGCCCGGGATACAGTCCGGCACCGCCACCCGTGACGACGAACGTGAATTCCTCCACCGCCTCGTCAACATCGAGAACTTCCCCAACACCCTCGCCATCGCGCGCGCGAACGCCGAGGAGGGTCTCGCCCGCGCCGAGATCCTTTTCGAGCACGGCGACAAAGGCATCCTCACCGACGCCAGCTGGTTCGAGTACTCGCCATCGGCGCTGAACGAGCGCGTCGACCGTATCTACTGGGACAAGCTGGTCAACCCCTACCAGCCACTGACCGAGCTCCCGGACCGTGACGAGGTGGTCTTCGGCCAGACGACCTTCGCGCTCGGCAGCATGATCGACGGCGCATGGGCACACCGCATCGGCGCGACCGGCCGCTACACACGCCGCAGCGACGGCATGCTCTACTCGATCTACGCCGACGAGATGGGCCGCGGTGACATCGGCAAGAACCACATCACCCTGATCTACCAGGTGCTCGCCAGCCTGGGCATCAAGGTTCCCCACCTCCGGGACACCGCCTTCCTCGACCAGGACGAACTCCCCGACCATCTTTACGGGTTCTCGCTGTTCCAGCTCAGCCTCGCGCTGTTCCCGGACTCGCTCTACGACGAGATCCTCGGCTACAACCTGGGGATCGAGATGTTCGGGCTCGGCACCATGCGCATGCACGAGATGCAGAAGCTGCGTCACCACGGCTTCGATGTCGCGTACGAGGAAGCGCATCTCTCCATCGACAACCTCTCCGCCGGTCACGCTCGGCAGTCGGCCGAGATCGTCATCGCCTACCTGCACGACGTGGAGAAAGTGTCCGGAGCCGACGCGGTGCCGTCGCACTGGCGGCGGATCTGGCGCGGCTACGCCTCGTTCGCCTACTTCGTCGAGCACGAGCTGGTGGCCGGCCTCACCCGGAACGAGCCGGTGGACGTGGTCATCTGA
- a CDS encoding 3-oxoacyl-ACP synthase, producing the protein MIPAYLTAPRYLLGEIEHDHHEIPGFAARAREYGMQPDAPLWGWGKIFRTEKPLEELIVETGKKIVDSGEVDLLVLCSTKFPGDAHTHGGFMEAVLNGLGLDCPFFGLTLNRCTNLVTGLGVAEAFVRTGMYRNVLVITADRCATESDRMENFALFSDGAAGCLVTARPGDYEILGSAGAQDTRTLARGNEISSDLSRQANDILLTRHGLTPDDLAGVLHSNLYTPIVVMKERQAGFTAAQLDTTNTARTGHCFAADPLINLADRRTEPGGYYLLAASVPGSRAAMLLHQPTTATS; encoded by the coding sequence GTGATCCCGGCCTACCTCACCGCACCCCGCTATCTGCTCGGCGAGATCGAACACGACCACCACGAGATCCCCGGTTTCGCCGCGCGCGCCCGCGAGTACGGAATGCAGCCCGACGCCCCTCTCTGGGGCTGGGGCAAGATCTTCCGCACCGAGAAGCCGCTGGAGGAACTGATCGTCGAGACCGGGAAGAAGATCGTCGACTCGGGGGAAGTGGACCTGCTGGTGTTGTGCTCGACGAAGTTCCCCGGCGACGCACACACCCACGGCGGGTTCATGGAGGCGGTCTTGAACGGCCTCGGTCTCGACTGCCCCTTCTTCGGCCTGACCCTCAACCGATGCACCAACCTGGTGACCGGGCTCGGCGTGGCCGAGGCCTTCGTCCGGACCGGCATGTACCGCAACGTCCTGGTGATCACCGCGGACCGCTGCGCCACGGAGTCCGACCGGATGGAGAACTTCGCTCTCTTCAGCGACGGCGCCGCCGGCTGCCTGGTCACCGCGCGGCCGGGTGACTACGAGATCCTGGGGTCGGCCGGCGCGCAGGACACACGGACGCTGGCCCGGGGCAACGAGATCAGCTCGGACCTGTCGCGCCAGGCCAACGACATCCTGCTGACGCGCCATGGACTGACTCCCGACGATCTGGCCGGCGTACTGCACAGCAACCTGTACACCCCGATCGTCGTGATGAAGGAACGCCAGGCCGGCTTCACGGCCGCACAACTCGACACCACCAACACGGCCCGGACCGGCCACTGCTTCGCCGCCGACCCGCTGATCAATCTTGCCGACCGCCGCACCGAGCCAGGTGGGTACTACCTGCTCGCCGCGAGCGTGCCGGGTTCCCGCGCCGCGATGCTGCTGCACCAACCCACCACGGCCACGAGCTGA
- a CDS encoding cytochrome P450, producing the protein MTQPLPATPITAPTHPDPYPFYADLVANRPFGYDTGSGLWVAAGASAVSEVLTNPACRVRPSTEPVPRGLLGTPAGDVFGELARMTDGPSQVRRKQLLLAALSTVTEEQVVGPAAEQAGRSTDWAELQFGVPARVVASLLGLAGDIPGEAARLIGEFVRCLPASATAEDQVAAAAAADRLLDLLGPRLRAENGGLIGELVRLAVRDDWQETAPLLANVIGLLAQTYDATAGLVGNTLLALARHGQPDDLRAFVAEVVRHDAPIQNTRRFVATATTIAGHEVPAGSAILLLLAAANRDPLANLDPHAFRPDRADPQVFTFGQGPHRCPGHVVAAAITIGVISTVTGVPSHEGYRPSPNARIPVLKGQFQ; encoded by the coding sequence ATGACGCAGCCACTTCCCGCGACGCCGATTACGGCGCCCACCCATCCCGACCCGTATCCGTTCTACGCCGATCTGGTGGCCAACCGGCCGTTCGGCTACGACACCGGCAGCGGCCTGTGGGTGGCGGCCGGGGCCTCGGCGGTGTCCGAGGTGCTCACCAATCCGGCCTGTCGGGTCCGGCCGAGCACCGAGCCGGTGCCGCGCGGCCTTCTCGGCACCCCGGCCGGCGACGTGTTCGGCGAGCTGGCCCGAATGACCGACGGTCCCTCACAGGTGCGGCGCAAGCAGCTCCTGCTCGCGGCGCTCAGCACGGTCACCGAGGAGCAGGTCGTCGGGCCGGCCGCGGAGCAGGCGGGCAGGTCGACGGACTGGGCGGAACTCCAGTTCGGGGTGCCCGCACGAGTGGTGGCCTCACTGCTCGGCCTCGCCGGGGACATCCCTGGCGAGGCTGCCCGGCTCATCGGCGAGTTCGTCCGGTGTCTTCCCGCCTCGGCCACCGCGGAGGACCAGGTCGCCGCGGCCGCCGCGGCCGACCGGTTGCTCGACCTGCTCGGCCCACGGCTACGCGCCGAGAACGGCGGCCTGATCGGCGAACTGGTCCGTCTGGCCGTCCGCGACGACTGGCAGGAGACCGCCCCGCTGCTGGCCAACGTGATCGGCCTGCTGGCGCAGACCTACGACGCCACAGCCGGCCTCGTCGGCAACACCCTGCTCGCACTGGCTCGCCACGGACAGCCGGACGATCTCCGGGCGTTCGTCGCCGAGGTGGTCCGGCACGACGCGCCGATCCAGAACACTCGCCGGTTCGTGGCGACCGCGACCACCATCGCCGGTCACGAAGTCCCGGCGGGCTCAGCGATTTTGCTGCTGCTCGCCGCAGCCAACCGCGACCCGCTGGCCAACCTCGATCCCCACGCGTTCCGCCCCGACCGGGCCGATCCGCAGGTGTTCACCTTCGGCCAGGGGCCCCACCGGTGCCCAGGTCACGTCGTGGCTGCCGCGATCACCATCGGCGTGATCTCCACAGTGACCGGGGTGCCCTCCCACGAGGGCTACCGGCCCTCACCCAACGCCCGCATCCCCGTCCTGAAAGGGCAGTTCCAATGA